A portion of the Lolium rigidum isolate FL_2022 chromosome 1, APGP_CSIRO_Lrig_0.1, whole genome shotgun sequence genome contains these proteins:
- the LOC124654354 gene encoding probable inactive receptor kinase At1g27190: MCRSPLSPEFARRCGVFPVYRRNKKVTRRSCPLQCNEQDIVDGLHPSSVIGNADHRRRTSKSSSVLYRVIIQGQGTPRTMVVKKFQHNETGPDVESRCLAEVNLLGSMCHHSIINLAGHIRTDSCVLLVYDHMENGSLHKWLHPSLPQVPAEGEETVRLRPLDWPTRRAIAVDVASGICHLHHGCNNLIVHHNINSNSILLDGDLKAKIAGFGYAQLNLAGLDHPVPAWELTGTNIFGYTAPEYTTEVTQKVDVYGFGVVLLELVTGRVANQAAVDGHLATWAGKHCNQLLKNNAAGFNNDAADHNIPDRARHLKEMAAMFRLGVSCTVREASERPSIKTVLQHLRGHGRF; the protein is encoded by the exons ATGTGCCGATCCCCACTCTCGCCTGAGTTCGCTCGCAGATGTGGCGTATTCCCGGTGTACCGGCGAAACAAGAAGGTTACTCGCAGATCTTGCCCTTTGCAGTGCAATGAGCAAGACATAGTTGACGGCCTTCACCCCAGTAGTGTAATTGGCAACGCCGACCACCGTCGTCGCACCTCCAAGTCGTCGTCGGTGTTGTACCGTGTTATCATTCAGGGGCAGGGCACCCCGAGGACGATGGTCGTGAAGAAGTTCCAGCACAATGAAACTGGACCAGATGTGGAGTCCCGCTGCCTAGCAGAGGTGAACCTGCTGGGCAGCATGTGTCACCACAGCATCATCAACCTTGCAGGTCACATCCGCACGGACAGTTGTGTCCTCCTCGTCTACGACCACATGGAGAACGGTAGCCTCCACAAGTGGCTGCACCCGAGCCTACCCCAGGTGCCGGCGGAGGGGGAGGAGACCGTGCGCCTGCGGCCGCTAGACTGGCCGACGAGGCGGGCCATCGCCGTCGACGTCGCATCCGGGATTTGCCACCTGCACCACGGATGCAACAATCTCATCGTCCATCACAACATCAACTCCAACAGCATCTTGCTTGACGGCGACCTCAAGGCCAAGATCGCTGGCTTCGGGTATGCGCAGCTCAATCTTGCCGGCCTAGACCATCCGGTGCCAGCATGGGAGCTTActggcaccaacatatttggctacACAGCTCCAG AGTATACGACCGAGGTAACCCAAAAGGTGGACGTCTACGGCTTCGGTGTGGTGCTGCTGGAGCTCGTCACCGGTCGGGTGGCTAACCAGGCAGCTGTGGATGGCCACTTGGCGACCTGGGCAGGAAAGCACTGCAACCAACTGCTGAAGAACAATGCAGCAGGTTTCAACAACGATGCTGCCGACCACAATATCCCAGATCGCGCACGGCACCTCAAGGAGATGGCAGCCATGTTCAGGCTGGGCGTCAGTTGCACTGTTAGAGAGGCGTCTGAAAGGCCGTCTATAAAGACGGTTCTCCAACACCTCCGGGGTCATGGTCGCTTTTAG
- the LOC124688322 gene encoding protein RAE1-like — MATLTSLTSNANPNKSFEVLPNPGDSLSSLSFSPKSNLLVATSWDNQVRCWEIANGTSQAKASISHDQPVLCSAWKDDGTTVFSGGCDKQVKMWPLLSGGQAQTVAMHDAPVKDIAWISQMNLLVSGSWDKTLRYWDTRQANPAHVQQLPDRCYSLAVNYPLMIVGTADRHIVIFNLQSPQTEFKRIQSPLKYQTRCVAAFPDQQGFLVGSIEGRVGVHHIDDAQSSKNFTFKCHREGNDIFSVNSLNFHPVHHTFATAGSDGAFNFWDKDSKQRLKAFSRCPQPISCSTFNNDGSIFAYGVCYDWSRGAENHNPATAKTSIYLHSPQEAEVKGKPRIATGRK, encoded by the exons ATGGCTACTCTAACGAGCCTTACATCAAACGCAAACCCGAACAAGTCGTTCGAG GTCCTGCCTAATCCAGGCGACTCTCTCTCTAGCCTCAGTTTTAGCCCCAAGAGTAATCTGCTTGTGGCAACTTCCTGGGACAACCAG GTGAGGTGTTGGGAGATAGCCAACGGTACCAGTCAGGCAAAGGCGTCCATATCGCACGATCAGCCA GTACTCTGTTCGGCTTGGAAGGATGATGGAACGACTGTCTTCTCTGGAGGCTGCGATAAACAGGTCAAAATGTGGCCTCTGCTGTCTGGTGGGCAGGCTCAGACGGTTGCAATGCATGATGCACCTGTCAAGGACATCGCATGGATATCTCAAATGAATCTTCTTGTCTCGGGAAGCTGGGATAAGACACTAAG GTATTGGGACACGAGGCAAGCAAATCCAGCCCATGTCCAGCAACTGCCAGATCGTTGCTACTCTCTTGCAGTGAATTACCCCCTCATGATTGTGGGAACAGCTGATCGTCATATTGTCATCTTCAACTTGCAGAGTCCTCAG ACGGAGTTCAAGCGTATTCAGTCACCTCTAAAATACCAGACACGGTGTGTTGCTGCATTCCCTGATCAACAAGGATTCCTG GTGGGCTCCATCGAAGGGAGAGTTGGTGTGCATCATATTGATGATGCACAGTCAAGCAAAAACTTCACATTCAAATGTCACAGGGAAGGAAATGACATTTTCTCTGTCAATTCACTCAACTTTCACCCT GTTCATCACACATTTGCCACTGCTGGATCTGATGGTGCTTTCAATTTTTGGGATAAGGATAGCAAGCAGAGACTGAAG GCTTTTAGTCGGTGCCCTCAACCAATTTCTTGCAGTACCTTCAATAACGATGGCTCAATATTTGCTTATGGG GTCTGTTATGACTGGAGCCGTGGCGCTGAAAACCATAATCCTGCAACTGCAAAGACATCCATTTATCTCCACAGTCCACAG GAAGCCGAGGTGAAAGGAAAGCCAAGAATCGCAACTGGACGGAAGTGA